A window of Malania oleifera isolate guangnan ecotype guangnan chromosome 5, ASM2987363v1, whole genome shotgun sequence contains these coding sequences:
- the LOC131155875 gene encoding beta-fructofuranosidase, insoluble isoenzyme 3-like: protein MYYKEIYHLFYQHSPKGAVWGNIVWTHSISKNLINWVALNPTIYPSKPFDMNGCWSESTTILPGNKPVILYTRLNPQNRQVQNYVVPANLSDPYLREWIKPDDNPLVVPHPEHEHEHIS, encoded by the coding sequence ATGTACTACAAAGAAATCTATCATCTCTTCTACCAGCACAGCCCGAAGGGAGCTGTGTGGGGCAACATCGTTTGGACTCATTCCATCTCCAAGAACCTCATCAACTGGGTCGCCCTTAACCCGACCATCTACCCATCCAAGCCCTTCGACATGAATGGGTGCTGGTCCGAATCAACCACCATCCTCCCGGGCAACAAACCTGTCATCCTCTACACTAGACTCAACCCCCAGAACAGACAGGTCCAAAACTACGTCGTACCCGCTAACCTATCCGACCCGTATCTCCGTGAATGGATCAAACCCGATGACAACCCACTTGTGGTTCCCCACCCTGAACATGAACACGAGCACATTTCGTGA
- the LOC131154797 gene encoding probable cinnamyl alcohol dehydrogenase 1, which translates to MVSLEAERTTTGWAARDPSGVLSPFAYTLRNTGPEDVFIKVLSCGICHSDLHQIKNDLGMSNYPMVPGHEVVGEVVEVGSDVTKYRARDTVGVGVLVGCCRNCSPCKSDNEQYCNKKIWSYNDIYTDGNTTQGGFAGAMVVDQKFLVKIPDGMATEQAAPLLCAGVTVYSPLKHFGLKQSGLRGGILGLGGVGHIGVKIAKAMGHHVTVISSSDRKREEALDHLGADQYLVSSDAEKMQEAADSLDYIIDTVPVFHPLEPSLSLLKLDGKLILMGVINTPLQFVTPAVMLGRKMITGSFIGSMKETEEMLEFCKEKGVTSTIEVVKMDYVNTAFERLEKNDVRYRFVVDVAGSKLDQ; encoded by the exons ATGGTTAGTCTAGAAGCGGAGAGGACAACAACGGGATGGGCGGCGAGAGACCCTTCCGGGGTTCTCTCTCCCTTCGCTTACACTCTTAG AAACACAGGCCCAGAAGATGTCTTCATCAAGGTCCTTAGCTGTGGAATTTGCCACTCTGATCTTCACCAGATAAAAAATGATCTGGGCATGTCCAACTACCCCATGGTTCCTGG GCATGAGGTGGTAGGTGAGGTGGTGGAGGTGGGATCAGATGTGACCAAGTACAGAGCAAGGGACACCGTCGGAGTTGGAGTCCTCGTCGGATGCTGTAGAAACTGCTCTCCCTGCAAATCCGATAACGAGCAGTATTGCAACAAGAAGATCTGGTCCTACAACGACATCTACACAGACGGCAATACCACCCAAGGCGGCTTCGCTGGCGCCATGGTCGTCGATCAGAA GTTTCTAGTGAAGATACCAGACGGCATGGCGACGGAGCAGGCGGCACCGCTGCTATGCGCCGGGGTGACAGTGTACAGTCCACTGAAACACTTTGGGCTGAAGCAGAGTGGGCTGAGAGGGGGGATATTGGGGCTGGGAGGAGTGGGACACATCGGGGTGAAGATCGCCAAAGCCATGGGCCATCACGTGACTGTCATCAGCTCGTCGGATCGGAAGAGAGAGGAGGCTTTGGATCATCTTGGGGCGGACCAGTACTTGGTCAGCTCCGACGCAGAGAAGATGCAGGAGGCTGCCGATTCACTGGATTATATAATTGATACGGTGCCCGTGTTCCACCCTCtcgaaccctctctctctctgttgaAGCTTGACGGGAAGTTGATCTTGATGGGTGTCATCAATACCCCTTTGCAATTCGTCACTCCCGCTGTCATGCTCG GGAGGAAGATGATAACAGGGAGCTTCATCGGAAGCATGAAGGAGACGGAGGAGATGTTGGAGTTTTGCAAGGAGAAGGGAGTGACTTCCACCATCGAAGTAGTGAAGATGGATTACGTCAACACGGCCTTCGAGAGGCTGGAGAAGAACGATGTTCGCTATAGATTCGTCGTTGACGTCGCCGGTAGCAAGCTCGACCAGTGA